gggggagaTGCTGAGGGGCATGTAACAAATTTCCATCCATTCAGGTTAGGCGTGACATTGCGTTCAAGACTAGTAGGTTGTTGACGCGTGTTGCCACATCCCATGACAAATGACCGTTTTGTCCCTGCCTTATCCTTTATGACAATCCGAGAGCCCGGACCCAAGCCAGACGCGCCTCCCTGCCGCTATTCTGCTTGCCGCCAGCCATTGCCGCCGGAATCTGCCCCTGCTCACCACCCGCAATTGCCGCTGGCGCGAAAGGATGCCGCGTGTTGTAGATTCCTCATCTGGATGGAGGCAGATGGCAGAGCTTCTTGGCGAGGAAACTGGGTTGCCCATGATGATTTGCCTGAAGTGCTCGAGGGAAAGGGTGCGTGAGGCCTGGTCGCAGAAGGAAAATTTGAACATCGGTCGGGTGTATATGAAATGCCCGGTCAGTGAATTGAGCTTTGATTTGGTTTTTGTGCTTCCAGATCTCTGATAGGGTGTAACCAAGGGTTTCTTGTTCATGCAGTCATGTGGTGACTTCAAATGGCAGAGGCGTTACTTGGACGATTTGATTAAAGCAAAGAAGGTCCAGCTACGTTTAGATGATCAAGATGGGATTCAAGAAGTCCAGTCCGTGGAGGAGATCCATGTTGCTGGGAGCTCTGTTGCCATGTGACCCCTCGGTGACGGTTTCGTTAAGAGCAAtgaatctatactataaaggatgAAATAAATGAGTTGCTTTCTCACCTATATTAAACCAGTCATCCCTCTCACAAATCCCCTTCTTGAAGGCCCATATGGAAGGGCTAGGTGCTTGcggttttttaatttttatattttttatttccattttttacaaaaatatattttcgatatggaaatttatagaaatataccccggtcgccccgctgccgggcggccggggctaatctgcaaaaaaaagaggaaaacaaATTGCGGACAAGTCCCTGGGAACCGGCCGCCCAGCAGCCGGGCGGTCGGCCCCCaaggccgcccggctgcggggcggccggaaTGTTTTTTTGCAATTAAGCCCTTTTCGCGAAATAATTTCATATATGTGCTATTTTTctaactttttgcagaaatagaccctGGGAGTGGGCGCTGTAATATgtggcgccgagataacacgtcttggcgccacagatcacggcgccgaggtgccacgcacgcacaagcaatctagtgaatctttgaacttgcctttaatattttcggacattttcaggagactagaatactgtgaactacacatcaaatataacggtaagaattaagaactaaaaactgcattacacaatataaaccataggaattacatcataatacaatgttaatgaaacacacatcagacatgcagtggcatggcagaacccgttgcaactacggtaaacagattctgaactaacctaacatgccttaggtaatttagaaaaacacaacaaacacaacgatgtaGCATGTGACTAGCAataggtagtcctagtagccgtacccccacgtagcaaactgcgttgagccttctccgcagtatccacccattgcaggtggtgcaggcggtggtgccggaggggcagggaccttcttcttgtgacaagggcagttgcagtaaggaatagtacatggttcatcctgtgaagcggcagcattgctggtatcatcatctttgtcgtctttgttaccctcgctcaattcctcgtaatggtttaccttgcattccagatcaaagatctttatctggaggtactcgatgaactcttgaactgaatcaattggtgcaggatcgacccatctGGTAAAACCatagttttctggagcatctgaagactgcaaaataaattttatataAGGTATCTCaacgaagataaagaaataaaacaaccgagtattacccatgcgtgtgggcatttgaagaaacgacgaccgccatccatcccgtcggtgcacatctgcactaagcagtcctcaccatgtctgcattttggccacagttctctacggttatcgtattgtcgtagaggagtttcattggtaaaatcactcttgtgctgtggcggaaactcaaacactggttccggaaaggaatcaagtccaagaggcccctcccatattatggggtctccctttcttcccccttttcctttcccaaaaccgtagtaattcttcccgctagacccacctccagacattgggtatacaatgagcttcggtgtttgagtgctgctgggagttcacaaacttcggagtatttataagcgcacaaaggtctgatactcggagtgtggagtgtaaatggacctgaaaagcctacatgacaacacagtgaagaggctagctgaccgaacactgaaaaggctagattcaattatcgaactgactactcgatgcatctctgtgcatgcagagcatctctgtgcatgcagactcacagcactgcatcgctgccgctcggtcgatcgtgcctaaatgccgccttccccactacacgccacctCCCTTCGTTGTAGAATGACAGTTCCGTCATCCTCGcccgagagactgctttgaatgtGAGCTGgggtggttgccgtgttgtcacatctttttgaaatggtgaaagggcactactattgggctgtcgtcttttgtcacgtttgtctgggcaaacaatgcgacatattttgagctatacgagcgtggcacgaagtttactctgtatgcggtagtcatcatcatcgtcggcgggatctcggccgctaattCCTCCCGCAaataacttgtccttcattaaatcacggaaaaaattcgcaagagaTTCCCTTATTTCatgagcattatggaacccacaaaaacataacaagttcacatcaataatatctatagaaacaaatgacaagtaaactaccacaatcataaacaatcATAATCCGAACAGTCGACACAGTCCATAATGCCGCCGGAGAAACAAGTGGAAACAACTAACGACCCCTACCATTCCGACCTCTCTTACgttgtgcgtgtacgtgatctgtagGGTAGCTATGACGTTCCGGTGGCCCCACATTTCTGGCAGGACGGCGTAATtgagccagaggtgtatgcaagCTGGGATCATCGTCCTGGGCAGGCGTAGCAAACAACCGTGTAAACTCGTCCAAGGAGGCCGCGGTGTTGTCTTCAGACCACCCTAcatatcacaaaaaaaaattaagtaaCATTCAAAAGGTGAATGCAATTCCGTACAAATTATTGTACGTACCCTGtgttggaggaggtggtggtggtggataggaagaagctccttcatatcctcctagtgacggcatagggtgatacgaagacggccccgctccggtgaactgttgtgatcctgagtAAAAATAACAACGTATGAGCCTTCGACcataaaacataagcaaataaaattatgcaccacataTTTATCTAAAGTCCCTCCAGCATGTGGCATAGGGGTAAACTGGGTCccatgaaatggagccccttgcgaggcacctggccctccatagggctgtgaaccggggtacccgtaccctgtgtggagtcgtatttaaataatgcatataaacatacggatcggtaaatatcacaccatacCTTCTGCCTGTCGATGGTATAAGGGAGGCTGCTGCCATGCGGGACCACAAGGAACCGACGTCGACGCTTGCGACGATCCGTAGGAATCCTCGTACTCTGTCTGCGTACCAAAGGCCTGAAGCATACCTCGGGCTCTATCACGTTGAGTGGTCCAGGCCTGTGCCGGCACGCTCATTGTAGACCCGCCATGAAGCCtcattacattcagtgagcaatccaATTCAAGCAGCCTGCATGCCTCGAACTACAACCAAAAAAACTTAGTATACAAAtattaaaatattgaaaatgccgtcaacatttactcaccgccccagctaatgcctcatccctgtgtcgtgcataccgatcctgcgaagtcgcaacatgcggctgtggatgcatgtcaaCATACGTCAAACGGCAAAGAGTCTTCGGTTCGTACCAGGTCAGGTACGCCCGAAACGAAGGCTCAGTGTGTGGACCGGTATCCTCAGCCAACTGCTCGTCTGCATCATCCCACGCAACCACCCATGGTTGTAATCTAGTGACCCAcattgtcgagaaaggatgcccagcccttgataaactgcacgttaaatagaaattagtttcacgttattagtacatgggtgctcataaatttttgttacctatgatcgtggcgctgaaCACGATCTAATACTGAAGACACAGGGAAAGACTGGCAtcgaccgaactgcctcatgactctatccgggcagtgggcctcaactgcaacgtcgtacaccaaagctgcagtagtcatccataggacctggtcctgtgtgcacaccgaagatatccccagcggtgcacgtgcggctatagccgaaggactgtatggctcccacacaatgtcttctggggtcaatcgatcaaattcggcaacaaactcaggataagaccgccgggtctgtacatgtgcccatgttttctgcaaaaataaaaattatgtgtccataagaaaggtattgagggaataatgtatgaccatagtacgcatagaatataaatttttatcgggtccatacctgtcgagagtatcagagagtccccatggtgggtctgtcgtcctccatgtcaccgtacatatccggcgTGTACGGTGACTTGTCAATCATGGGACGACCGATCACAATCCTCTCgtaagaccaaagctgtagcaaaattgggcaccccgttaggacagcattcctatcattctgccgtgatgccttgcagagtccacgatatgtgcatgcaagagccgctgaaccccaactatataagggtatggcatcctcatctgcatcggcgaTCTCCTATGCGTATGgcagaagcaccctatccacacagtgcccgtgtgagttgttgaacaggATGTACCCAAATAACCACAGCAGGTATgcctcgagtgatctagtcacgCTGTAGTCATCAGCATGGGCTACCAACAGATCCGGCTGCAATGAAGtacgaacattgagaataagaaatacatgagttatttcaaagccataaaatacatcaacacatcgttttgtacgaaattgtacctgaaactgtaggagccatgacttggaagggcctttcgactgtgggtgctcattgaaatcttcaggatcaatcgtggtggcaacacctgcaaaacgttcctcaagatcctccagccacgtagaaggtaccacgcggggccc
The nucleotide sequence above comes from Panicum virgatum strain AP13 chromosome 3K, P.virgatum_v5, whole genome shotgun sequence. Encoded proteins:
- the LOC120701427 gene encoding uncharacterized protein LOC120701427, whose amino-acid sequence is MTTAALVYDVAVEAHCPDRVMRQFGRCQSFPVSSVLDRVQRHDHSLSRAGHPFSTMWVTRLQPWVVAWDDADEQLAEDTGPHTEPSFRAYLTWIGMHDTGMRH